One genomic segment of Passer domesticus isolate bPasDom1 chromosome 21, bPasDom1.hap1, whole genome shotgun sequence includes these proteins:
- the LOC135284532 gene encoding uncharacterized protein LOC135284532, which translates to MEFTGKGKTSEGKGLSGYPLAKRFFLASPSMLLPSKPLPPIQKSSRSTKPSLICSGEQENGKDGIGYAEGRRKEEELSSEGQGHKAFLLYSSGGDMKKGSLGPPLIPPIGKAVSPSLGSAADSLQSSPLLESQESQEMRPRSSSRSKEENSEHAGVTRFIFSKSFRPCPSSLLPSKPLPPIRISSPASNNNKMYSMEKENKQSGTGYDNDSRKHQEQSSEEKCYKARQ; encoded by the exons ATGGAGtttactggaaaaggaaaaacctctgaaggaaaag gccTGTCTGGCTACCCTCTTGCCAAGAGGTTTTTCCTGGCAAGTCCCTctatgctccttccctccaagccattgcctcccatccagaagagctctcGTTCTACCAAGCCAAGCCTGATATGCAGCGGAGAGCAGGAGAATGGGAAAGATGGCATTGGctatgctgagggcaggagaaaagaagaggagctgagttcagagggacaaggacataag GCTTTCTTGCTGTATTCCAGTGGaggggatatgaagaaggggtcATTGGGACCACCTCTGATCCCCCCCATAGGCAAGGCAGTAAGTCCctctcttggcagtgctgcGGACTCTCTGCAAAGCTCTCCACTGCTGGAatcccaggagtcccaggagatgag gccaagatccagcagcagaagcaaggaggagaactctgaacatgcag GCGTGACTAGGTTCATTTTCTCCAAGTCTTTCCGGCCATGTCCCTCTTCGCTCCTTCCCTCaaagccattgcctcccatcaGGATCAGCTCTCCTGCTTCTAACAACAATAAAATGTACAGCATGGAGAAAGAGAACAAGCAAAGTGGCACTGGCTATGATAATGACAGTAGAAAACACCAGGAGCAgagttcagaagaaaaatgttataag GCAAGGCAGTAA